The Oryzias latipes chromosome 16, ASM223467v1 genome includes a region encoding these proteins:
- the LOC101160019 gene encoding myosin-10 isoform X4, which produces MSRPTGGSVNDVTRFLSSGGGPGSPTSGSSMFSGASQADWAAKRLVWVPSEKHGFESASIREERGDEVEVELTDSQRKLTLSREEVQRMNPPRFSKVEDMADLTCLNEASVLHNLRERYYSGLIYTYSGLFCVVVNPYKNLTIYTESIVEMYRGKKRHEMPPHIYAISEAAYRSMLQDREDQSILCTGESGAGKTENTKKVIQYLAHVASSHKSGSLGRNKEAVQLSFQYGELERQLLQANPILEAFGNAKTVKNDNSSRFGKFIRINFDVAGYIVGANIETYLLEKSRAIRQAKDERTFHIFYQMLCGATEETRAELLLGNADEYRFLTGGSIPVPGQSDSENFTQTMDSMAIMGFTAEESISMLKVISAVLQFGNISFNKEKNHDQASMPDNTAAQKLCHLLGINVLEFTRAILTPRIKVGREYVQKAQTKEQADFAIEALAKATYERLFRWLVHRINRALDRRQRQGASFIGILDIAGFEIFQLNSFEQLCINYTNEKLQQLFNHTMFILEQEEYQREGIDWNFIDFGLDLQPCIDLIERPTHPPGVLALLDEECWFPRATDRTFVEKLSAEQGSHPKFFRSKQPRGEADFSIIHYAGKVDYKAVDWLVKNMDPLNDNVASLLHQSSDHFVSELWKEDIQTLPRVYFFDSYASLQTNGSDMDRIVGLDQVSSGESSGPVTFGAAGLKTKKGMFRTVGQLYKESLTKLMATLRNTNPNFLRCIIPNHEKRAGKLAPHLVLDQLRCNGVLEGIRICRQGFPNRIPFQEFRQRYEILTPNAIPRTFMDGKQASELMISALELDHNLFRVGQSKVFFRAGVLGHLEEERDLKITDTIIRFQSAARGFLARKAFFKKQQQLSALRVMQRNCHAYLKLRNWQWWRLFTKVKPLLQVTRQDEEIQVREAELQKAKDKLTRAEQDYSELDKKHAQLLEEKAVLADQLQAEAELFAEAEELRARLASRKQELEEVLSELESRLEEEEERGVQLANEKKRMQQNIQDLEEQLEEEETARQRLLLEKVTLETKVKSLDTDLLTAVEQRDRLSKEKKMLEEHLSEVSDQLTEEEEKTKSLTKLKNKQEAVIADLEERLKREEQGRLEQEKWKRRMESESLEAQEQLSELGMLSAELRGTLAQKEKEITTLQGRLEEEGARRAEAQRALREALSQVSELKEEVENERGMRERAEKQKRDLGEELEALRTELEDTLDTTAAQQELRSRREAELGELQRCVEEETRRHEVQVSELKVKHSTALDNLQEQLDNSKRARQSLEKAKAMLEEERNNLTSEIKSLQAGRTESERARKRAESQVQELSARLAQADRDREDREERIHKLQTEIESLSGNLSSSDSKSLRLAKEVSNLESQLHDAKELLQDETRQKMALASRARALEDEKNGLMEKLEEDEERAKEMTRQIQTLSQQLAELRKQSEEVNTAVEAGEETRRKLQRELDSAIQKERQREEEKERVERQRERLREEIEDMTIALQRERQNCIALEKRQKKFDQCLSEEKAVSARLAEERDKAEADSREKETRCLALSRSLQEVQDQRDDLERVNKQLRLEMEQLVNQQDDVGKNVHELERTRRALEAEAQNLRVQTQELEEELAEAENSRLRLEVTLQALKAQFEREISTSEEKGEEKRRALSKQVKELEIQLEEERTQRSQAVLSKKQLEAELQEAEAHVEASSRSKDEAMKQLRRLQGQMKEVLRELDDSKLAREEVVAQSKDSEKKIQTLEADMLHLTEELSVSERQRRQAQQERDDLADEMVNSSSGKNALFEEKRRLEARVSQLEEELEEEQSNYELLSERQRKTALQVETLTVQLQGERTLTQKAESARELLERQNKELKTRLGELEGAVRGKHKLSVAALEAKIESMEEQLEQERQERAIATKIVRKTEKKLKEVMMQAEDERRHADQYREQLDKSMVRLKQLKRQLEEVEEEHSRSNAQKRKLQRELEELTDSSQIMTREITSLRTQLSMPDWRPEKRTPLPIGIRGRRALVDDLSLENSDSEEPPASPTPSSGLPQTPTPSSEQSLEALPPFSVNNTE; this is translated from the exons ATGTCCCGGCCAACAGGGGGCAGTGTCAATGACGTCACCCGCTTCCTGTCGTCAGGCGGGGGGCCGGGGTCCCCTACCTCCGGCTCGTCGATGTTCTCCGGTGCCAGCCAGGCCGACTGGGCTGCCAAGAGGCTGGTGTGGGTGCCCTCGGAGAAACATGGCTTTGAG TCGGCCAGCATTCGGGAAGAACGCGGCGATGAGGTGGAGGTGGAGCTCACCGACAGCCAGCGCAAGCTGACCCTTTCCCGGGAGGAGGTGCAGCGGATGAACCCGCCACGCTTCAGCAAAGTGGAGGACATGGCCGACCTCACCTGCCTCAACGAGGCCTCGGTGCTGCACAACCTTAGGGAGAGATACTACTCCGGCCTCATCTAC ACATATTCCGGACTCTTCTGTGTGGTGGTGAACCCTTACAAGAACTTGACGATCTACACGGAGTCCATCGTGGAGATGTACCGTGGCAAGAAACGCCACGAAATGCCGCCGCACATTTACGCCATATCAGAGGCGGCCTATCGGAGTATGCTGCAAG ACAGAGAAGATCAGTCCATCCTCTGCAC gggCGAGTCAGGAGctgggaaaacagaaaacaccaaGAAAGTCATCCAGTATTTGGCTCACGTCGCCTCCTCCCATAAAAGTGGCTCTTTGGGTCGAAATAAGGAAGCTGTGCAG CTGAGCTTCCAATAT GGCGAGCTGGAGAGACAGCTGCTGCAGGCAAACCCCATCTTGGAGGCCTTTGGAAACGCAAAGACTGTAAAAAATGACAACTCCTCTAGATTT GGTAAATTTATTCGCATCAATTTTGATGTGGCGGGATACATCGTCGGTGCCAACATTGAGACCT ACCTCCTTGAAAAGTCCCGGGCCATCCGTCAGGCCAAGGACGAGAGAacgtttcacattttttatcagATGTTATGTGGAGCTACAGAAGAAACAAGAG CGGAATTGCTTCTCGGAAACGCTGATGAATACCGTTTCCTCACTGGAGGCTCCATCCCTGTTCCGGGTCAAAGCGATTCAGAGAATTTCACGCAGACCATGGACTCCATGGCTATCATGGGCTTCACCGCAGAAGAGTCGATCT CCATGCTGAAGGTGATCTCCGCCGTGCTCCAATTTGGAAACATATCCTTCAATAAGGAGAAGAACCACGACCAGGCGTCCATGCCCGATAACACAGCTGCTCAGAAACTGTGCCACCTGCTGGGCATCAACGTGCTGGAGTTCACCCGTGCCATTCTAACACCCAGGATCAAAGTGGGCCGAGAGTATGTGCAGAAGGCCCAGACCAAAGAACAA GCGGACTTTGCCATTGAGGCCTTGGCAAAGGCGACGTATGAGCGTCTCTTCAGGTGGCTGGTTCACAGGATCAACAGAGCCCTGGACCGCAGACAGAGACAGGGAGCCTCCTTCATCGGCATCCTTGATATTGCTGGATTTGAGATCTTCCAG CTAAACTCCTTTGAGCAGCTATGCATCAACTACACCAacgagaagctgcagcagctcttCAACCACACCATGTTCATTCTGGAGCAGGAGGAGTATCAGAGGGAAGGCATTGACTGGAACTTCATTGACTTCGGCCTGGACCTTCAGCCCTGCATCGACCTCATCGAGAGACCC ACTCACCCTCCTGGTGTTCTGGCCCTTCTGGATGAAGAGTGCTGGTTCCCTCGGGCCACAGACCGCACATTTGTGGAGAAGCTGAGTGCGGAGCAAGGCAGCCATCCCAAGTTCTTCAGATCAAAGCAGCCACGTGGAGAAGCAGATTTCTCCATTATTCACTATGCTGGAAAG GTGGACTATAAGGCAGTTGATTGGCTGGTAAAGAACATGGATCCCCTGAACGACAATGTGGCGTCTCTTCTTCACCAGTCATCAGATCATTTTGTGTCAGAGCTGTGGAAGGAGG ATATTCAGACTCTCCCTCGTGTGTACTTCTTTGACTCGTATGCTTCACTGCAGACTAATGGCTCAGACA TGGACAGGATTGTGGGTTTGGACCAGGTGTCGTCAGGGGAAAGCAGTGGGCCAGTCACTTTTGGAGCTGCCGGGTTGAAGACAAAGAAGGGAATGTTTCGAACTGTCGGTCAACTCTACAAAGAGTCCCTCACCAAGCTGATGGCCACGCTCAGAAACACCAACCCCAACTTTCTGCGCTGCATTATTCCCAACCATGAGAAGAGG GCTGGTAAACTGGCACCGCATCTGGTTTTGGACCAGCTGAGGTGCAACGGCGTTTTGGAGGGGATTCGAATTTGCAGACAAGGTTTCCCCAATCGCATCCCTTTCCAGGAGTTCAGACAAAG GTATGAGATCCTGACTCCCAACGCAATTCCTCGCACTTTTATGGACGGGAAACAGGCATCAGAGCTCATG ATCAGTGCTTTGGAGCTGGATCACAATCTGTTCCGGGTGGGTCAGAGTAAAGTCTTCTTCAGAGCCGGAGTATTGGGTCACCTGGAAGAGGAGAGAGACCTGAAGATCACAGACACCATCATCCGCTTTCAGAGCGCTGCCAGAGGCTTCCTCGCACGCAA GGCTTTTTttaagaagcagcagcagctgagcgcACTGAGAGTGATGCAGAGGAACTGTCATGCTTACCTCAAGCTCAGAAACTGGCAGTGGTGGCGACTATTTACTAAG GTGAAGCCCTTACTGCAGGTGACAAGGCAGGATGAGGAGATCCAAGTCAGAGAAGCCGAGCTCCAGAAGGCCAAAGACAAACTCACCAGAGCGGAACAGGACTACAGTGAACTGGACAAGAAGCATGCTCAG CTGTTGGAGGAAAAGGCAGTCCTGGCAGACCAGCTGCAGGCAGAGGCAGAGCTGTTTGCAGAGGCAGAGGAGTTGAGGGCCAGGCTGGCCAGTCGTaagcaggagctggaggaggttCTGAGCGAGCTGGAGAGTcgtctggaggaggaggaggagcggggGGTTCAGCTGGCCAATGAGAAGAAAAGGATGCAGCAAAATATACAG gaCCTGGAAGAGCAACTTGAAGAGGAGGAAACTGCGAGACAGCGTCTTTTGCTGGAAAAAGTTACCTTGGAGACCAAAGTTAAGAGTCTGGATACAGACCTACTCACTGCTGTAGAGCAGAGAGACCGACTCAGCAAG gaaaagaaaatgcttgAGGAGCATCTGAGTGAAGTGAGCGACCAACTgacagaggaagaagaaaagacaaaaagtttgACCAAACTTAAGAACAAGCAGGAGGCGGTGATTGCAGACCTCGAAG AGCGTCTGAAGCGTGAGGAGCAGGGGAGGTTAGAACAGGAGAAGTGGAAGAGGCGGATGGAGAGCGAGTCTCTGGAAGCTCAGGAGCAGTTGTCAGAGCTGGGCATGCTGTCTGCTGAGCTGAGGGGGACTCTGGCTCAAAAGGAGAAGGAGATCACCACCCTCCAGGGCAG GTTGGAGGAAGAAGGCGCACGGCGTGCTGAAGCTCAGAGAGCTCTAAGGGAGGCGTTGTCCCAAGTGTCTGAGTTAAAGGAAGAAGTGGAAAACGAGCGAGGGATGAGGGAAAGGGCAGAGAAGCAAAAGCGAGACCTTGGGGAGGAGTTGGAAGCTCTAAGAACTGAGTTGGAGGACACTCTAGACACCACAGCTGCGCAGCAGGAGCTGAG GTCACGTCGAGAGGCAGAGTTAGGTGAGCTGCAGAGATGTGTTGAAGAGGAGACTCGACGGCACGAAGTCCAGGTTTCAGAACTCAAAGTCAAACACAGCACTGCCTTAGACAACCTGCAGGAGCAGCTGGACAACAGCAAGAGA GCACGCCAGTCGCTTGAAAAGGCCAAAGCCATGCTGGAGGAGGAGCGAAATAATTTGACCTCAGAGATTAAGAGTCTCCAAGCAGGCCGCACAGAGAGTGAGAGAGCCCGCAAGAGAGCTGAGAGTCAGGTGCAGGAGCTCAGCGCCCGCCTGGCCCAGGCCGACAGGGACCGGGAGGACAGAGAGGAGAGGATACACAAGCTGCAG ACTGAAATAGAATCTCTTTCTGGCAATTTGAGCTCCTCTGACAGCAAGTCGCTTCGGCTTGCCAAAGAAGTCAGCAACCTTGAGAGTCAGCTGCATGATGCAAAG GAGCTCCTGCAAGATGAAACTCGTCAGAAGATGGCGCTGGCCTCTAGAGCAAGGGCTCTGGAAGACGAGAAGAATGGATTGATGGAAAAactggaggaggatgaggagcgaGCCAAAGAGATGACCCGACAGATTCAGACTCTCAGTCAGCAG CTGGCTGAGCTCCGTAAGCAGTCGGAGGAGGTGAACACAGCGGTGGAGGCTGGTGAGGAGACGCGCAGGAAACTCCAGAGAGAGTTAGACAGTGCCATTCAGAAGGAGCgacagagggaggaggagaaggaaagaGTGGAAAGACAGCGGGAGCGGTTGAGGGAGGAAATAGAAGACATGACGATCGCTCTGCAGAGGGAACGACAGAACTGCATTGCTCttgaaaaaaggcaaaagaaattTGACCAG TGTCTGTCAGAAGAGAAGGCTGTGAGCGCCCGTCTTGCAGAGGAGAGGGACAAAGCAGAAGCTGACAGCAGAGAGAAAGAAACAAGATGTTTGGCCCTATCTCGATCCCTGCAG GAAGTCCAGGACCAGAGAGATGACTTGGAAAGGGTCAACAAGCAGCTCCGTCTGGAAATGGAACAACTTGTCAACCAGCAGGACGACGTGGGCAAAAAT gtccaTGAGCTCGAGCGGACCAGGAGGGCGTTAGAAGCAGAAGCTCAGAACCTACGAGTTCAGAcgcaggagctggaggaggagctagCAGAGGCAGAGAATTCCAGACTGAGGCTGGAGGTCACCCTGCAGGCCCTCAAGGCTCAATTTGAAAGAGAAATTAGCACCAGTGAGGAGAAAGgcgaggagaagaggagggccCTCAGCAAACAG GTTAAAGAGCTGGAGATCCAGTTGGAGGAGGAGAGGACTCAAAGGTCTCAGGCGGTGTTGTCCAAAAAGCAGCTGGAGGCCGAGCTGCAGGAAGCTGAGGCCCACGTTGAGGCTTCCAGCCGCAGCAAAGACGAAGCTATGAAGCAACTACGCAGACTGCAG GGCCAAATGAAAGAAGTTCTGCGTGAGCTAGATGACAGCAAGTTGGCTCGTGAGGAAGTCGTGGCACAATCGAAAGACAGCGAGAAGAAAATACAAACACTGGAAGCAGACATGTTGCATCTCACGGAG GAGCTGTCTGTGTCAGAGAGGCAGAGGAGACAGGCTCAGCAGGAGAGAGATGATTTGGCAGACGAGATGGTCAACAGCAGCTCGGGAAA GAATGCTTTGTTTGAAGAGAAGCGGAGGCTGGAGGCTCGCGTCAgtcagctggaggaggagctggaggaggagcagagtaATTACGAGCTGTTGTCGGAGAGACAAAGGAAGACTGCTCTGCAG GTGGAGACTCTGACTGTGCAGCTGCAAGGCGAGAGGACTCTGACCCAGAAGGCGGAGTCGGCCCGGGAGCTGCTGGAGAGGCAGAACAAGGAGCTGAAGACCCGACTGGGCGAGCTTGAAGGAGCAGTGAGAGGCAAACACAAGCTCAGTGTCGCCGCCCTGGAGGCTAAGATTGAATCaatggaggagcagctggaacAGGAGAGACA AGAACGAGCTATCGCCACCAAAATCGTGAGGAAGACtgagaaaaaactgaaagaagtGATGATGCAGGCTGAAGATGAGAGGAGACATGCAGACCAATACAGAGAGCAG CTGGATAAGTCTATGGTCCGCCTGAAGCAGCTGAAGCGGcagctggaggaggtggaggaggagcactCCCGCTCTAACGCTCAGAAGAGGAAGCTGCAGCGAGAGCTGGAGGAGCTCACAGACAGCAGCCAGATCATGACGCGGGAGATAACCTCCCTCCGTACCCAGCTCAG CATGCCTGACTGGAGACCGGAGAA GCGTACGCCATTGCCCATTGGGATTCGTGGACGCAGGGCGCTGGTTGATGACCTTTCACTCGAGAACTCTGACTCAGAGGAGCCTCCTGCCTCCCCTACTCCCTCCTCAGGACTTCCACAGACACCAACTCCTTCATCGGAGCAGAGCCTGGAAGCTCTTCCACCCTTCAGCGTCAACAACACAGAGTGA